One Metamycoplasma canadense DNA segment encodes these proteins:
- a CDS encoding valine--tRNA ligase, which translates to MNKKKIIGLRILELEKRVKFKKNKSSFFKTLIHNLNLNLSKNSILGIFGNNLETQDTIFNLLVDKDKKNTKFKGFIEFQTDDNKFHLIHNNSEYQKNLSYGFNDDNLFDTKTKETLFSYLENYIKESKLAESLVNVFNQSWLDVYQDSKYHLRLEYTKINISMQKEIKPFVVELNSILDKIGSEVIKKLDYNDQILLMQNIFYLIKKIVKIIQSKEQEFFIYLENIIKNYENGITLMKYKEYKDAKNKYFEIYNKRYLINSKSKTFFLKRLFLKNFKIFKIKNDKRNEIKKYFSKLKYGFFQETKFNKFYLGKNLKQDSFLHYYSRYYINKIYYSFFKKYISKIQNLSHITFIEFIKETYSLRDSVISEINSIGSFETKKELKKRIQYISNKMLENSSKRYFERFKLLKNEQDESITQEFNLNFDDQNIKPENYINLSQIKQYEYEFIEKQADYYWNIENEGKKIKQQIKELYSENSKNILEKDNILKFISNKISELLNEISILNSEETEIDFKLLISKPIWKIFYSLKEINNLVVNLFDQFNGYKKVLENFKKSEKEIIKLILKSTIYKILANSNISLDKLSMNLSYLTLDEKITLEFNKILINNPSLIIIGTKIQTLKENVQIDIINKLNSFVLDNEALAIYFLNNIKILKNLTTELCILNNSKVIEQGKTTKILDNPINPFVKKILISDSEKISDFKQDFIEKTDDYENIFKYEIEPDHYIWCKWNQLIEWISKDNIQNQKFRDLLFLNSENDYLEKDIIDKRDYDDKTIIDFSNLNVNIGGKMDKNFDHKLVENGRNKKWIDMKIFSTHDLNKEPFTVILPPPNVTGKLHIGHALDNYIPDTIIRYKKLKGYDVMWVPGKDHAGIATQAVVEKKIALQNKNKYDLGREAFVNEIWKWKDEYSNNIDKQWGKLGLALDYTMERFTLDKDANEAVLKVFVEMYKKGLIYRDTKAIIWDTKLKTALSNIEVIPTEIKQKMYYIKYPIKGMNNEFLVVATTRVETMFSDVALALNTFDSRLKQLKNLTIIHPLTKKEIPIISSSSIDLNFGTGVMKVSAHAIDDIDIIKKNNLEIIECIDDEGKMNFLAGKYHNLDRFEARIKIAHELEENGFIEKIEDVVSNVGYSDRSKQPIEILVKPQWFVKMKNLSEKLLKNLDSSEGVKFIPQRFKDNLVKWMENVHDWTISRQIWWGHRIPAWYKNNEILVQIEKPGEDWIQDSDVLDTWFSSALSPFVFLGWPQKDEKIKRYYPTNLLVTGYDIIFFWVSRMYFQGLEFMEEIPFKEVLLHGLVRDSQGRKMSKSLGNGIDPIAVIDQYGSDVLRMALIFNCTPGLDINFGDEKIQSARLFINKVWNIARLIKNIPVNINEKLNQSKIDNFDKWILFEFNKMNKNIDDAMKNYEFTVIYKHIQDFIINKFSSWYLEFLKFKNNNYFIHYLFRAILIALHPYMPFLTDYLFEEIYKEELLQNESIFYNLDDEINIKETDNLIELITLLRKYREDKQISKAETLNYFVENNELEPIKQLIIFKLSNFTLTQNNDLSFQTSFAKVFIKQSIKDKENEIIILEKEIEKTKKEIEFNEQFIKNPKFMKNATSEKIKEKQDKLAMHKKNLAIYLTELEIKKSK; encoded by the coding sequence ATGAATAAGAAAAAAATTATAGGTCTAAGAATTTTGGAATTAGAAAAAAGAGTTAAATTTAAAAAAAATAAATCATCCTTTTTTAAAACATTAATACATAATTTAAATTTAAATCTTTCAAAAAATAGTATTTTAGGTATTTTTGGAAATAATTTAGAAACACAAGATACTATTTTTAATTTATTAGTTGATAAGGATAAAAAAAATACTAAATTTAAGGGATTTATTGAATTTCAAACAGATGATAATAAATTTCATTTGATTCATAATAATTCAGAATATCAAAAAAATTTATCATATGGTTTTAATGATGATAATTTATTTGATACAAAAACTAAGGAAACTTTATTTTCTTATTTAGAAAATTACATAAAAGAAAGTAAACTTGCTGAAAGTTTAGTTAATGTTTTTAACCAAAGCTGGCTTGATGTTTATCAAGATTCAAAATATCATCTAAGATTAGAATATACAAAAATTAATATTAGCATGCAAAAAGAGATAAAACCTTTTGTTGTAGAGCTAAATAGTATTCTTGATAAAATTGGTTCCGAAGTAATTAAAAAATTAGATTATAATGATCAAATTTTGTTAATGCAAAATATATTTTATTTAATTAAAAAAATAGTAAAGATTATTCAAAGTAAAGAACAAGAATTTTTTATTTATTTAGAAAATATAATTAAAAATTATGAAAATGGCATAACCTTAATGAAATATAAGGAATATAAAGATGCTAAAAATAAATATTTTGAAATTTATAATAAAAGATATTTAATTAATTCAAAATCTAAAACATTCTTTTTAAAAAGACTTTTTTTAAAAAATTTTAAAATTTTTAAAATTAAAAATGATAAAAGAAATGAAATTAAAAAATATTTTTCTAAGCTTAAATATGGTTTTTTTCAGGAAACAAAATTTAATAAATTTTATCTAGGTAAGAATTTAAAACAAGATTCTTTTTTACATTATTATTCAAGATATTATATTAATAAAATTTATTATTCATTTTTTAAAAAATATATTTCAAAAATTCAAAATTTAAGTCACATTACATTTATTGAATTTATTAAAGAAACTTATTCATTAAGAGATAGTGTAATTAGTGAAATAAATTCTATAGGTAGCTTTGAAACTAAAAAAGAATTAAAAAAACGTATTCAATATATTTCTAATAAAATGTTAGAAAATAGCTCAAAAAGATATTTTGAACGTTTTAAATTGCTAAAAAATGAGCAAGACGAAAGTATAACTCAAGAATTTAATTTAAATTTTGATGATCAAAATATTAAACCAGAAAATTATATTAATCTTTCACAAATAAAACAATATGAATATGAATTTATTGAAAAACAAGCAGACTATTATTGAAATATTGAAAACGAAGGCAAAAAAATAAAGCAACAAATTAAAGAGCTATATTCTGAAAATTCAAAAAATATTCTAGAAAAAGATAATATTTTAAAATTCATAAGTAATAAGATTTCTGAACTTTTAAATGAAATAAGCATTTTAAATAGCGAAGAAACTGAAATTGATTTTAAATTATTGATTTCAAAACCAATTTGAAAAATATTTTATAGTTTAAAAGAAATTAATAATCTAGTTGTTAATTTATTTGATCAATTTAATGGATACAAAAAAGTTTTAGAAAATTTTAAAAAGAGTGAGAAAGAAATTATTAAGCTAATTCTTAAATCAACAATTTATAAAATATTAGCTAACTCAAATATTTCATTAGATAAATTATCAATGAATTTATCATATTTAACTCTAGATGAAAAAATAACTTTAGAATTTAATAAAATTTTAATCAACAATCCTAGTTTGATTATTATTGGAACAAAAATTCAAACATTAAAAGAAAATGTTCAAATAGATATTATTAACAAACTTAATTCATTTGTTTTAGATAACGAAGCATTAGCAATTTATTTCTTAAACAATATAAAAATTTTAAAAAATTTAACAACAGAATTATGTATTTTAAATAATTCAAAAGTTATTGAACAAGGTAAGACTACTAAAATTTTAGATAATCCAATAAATCCCTTTGTTAAAAAAATCTTAATTTCTGATTCTGAAAAAATAAGTGATTTCAAACAAGATTTTATTGAAAAAACAGATGACTATGAAAATATTTTTAAATATGAAATTGAACCAGATCATTATATATGGTGCAAATGAAACCAATTAATTGAATGAATAAGTAAAGATAATATTCAAAATCAAAAATTTAGAGATTTACTTTTTTTAAATTCTGAAAATGACTATTTAGAAAAAGACATTATTGATAAAAGGGATTATGATGATAAAACGATTATTGATTTTAGTAATTTAAATGTAAATATAGGAGGAAAAATGGATAAAAATTTTGATCATAAATTAGTTGAAAATGGTCGTAATAAAAAATGAATTGATATGAAGATTTTTTCAACCCATGATTTAAATAAAGAACCTTTTACAGTTATTTTACCACCGCCAAATGTTACTGGTAAATTGCATATCGGTCATGCGCTAGACAATTATATCCCAGACACAATTATTAGATATAAGAAATTAAAAGGATATGATGTTATGTGAGTTCCTGGCAAAGATCATGCTGGCATAGCAACTCAAGCTGTTGTTGAAAAAAAAATAGCATTACAAAATAAAAATAAATATGACCTAGGAAGAGAAGCTTTTGTTAATGAAATTTGAAAATGAAAAGATGAATATTCAAATAATATTGATAAACAGTGGGGTAAATTAGGATTAGCTCTAGATTATACAATGGAACGTTTTACTCTTGATAAAGATGCTAACGAAGCAGTTTTAAAAGTATTTGTTGAAATGTATAAAAAAGGTTTGATATACCGTGATACAAAAGCTATTATTTGAGATACTAAATTAAAAACAGCTCTTTCAAATATTGAAGTTATTCCAACTGAAATTAAGCAAAAAATGTATTATATTAAATATCCAATTAAGGGAATGAATAACGAATTTTTAGTAGTAGCAACAACACGTGTTGAAACTATGTTTTCTGATGTTGCTTTAGCTTTAAATACATTTGATTCTCGCTTAAAGCAATTGAAGAATTTAACAATTATACATCCATTGACAAAAAAAGAAATTCCTATTATTTCATCAAGTAGTATTGATTTAAATTTTGGAACTGGTGTTATGAAAGTTTCAGCACATGCAATTGATGATATTGACATAATTAAGAAAAATAATCTTGAAATTATTGAATGTATTGATGATGAAGGTAAAATGAATTTCTTAGCTGGTAAATATCATAATCTTGATCGTTTCGAAGCAAGAATTAAAATCGCACATGAATTAGAAGAAAATGGTTTTATTGAAAAAATTGAAGATGTTGTATCAAATGTTGGATATAGTGATCGTTCAAAACAACCGATTGAAATTTTAGTTAAGCCTCAGTGATTTGTTAAGATGAAAAATTTATCTGAAAAATTATTAAAAAATCTTGATTCATCTGAAGGGGTTAAATTTATTCCTCAAAGATTTAAAGACAATTTAGTAAAATGAATGGAAAACGTTCATGATTGAACAATTAGTAGACAGATTTGGTGAGGTCATAGAATTCCTGCTTGATATAAAAATAATGAAATCTTAGTTCAAATTGAAAAACCAGGAGAAGATTGAATTCAAGATAGTGACGTTTTAGATACATGATTTTCATCAGCTCTTTCACCTTTTGTTTTTTTAGGTTGACCGCAAAAAGATGAAAAAATAAAAAGATATTATCCAACAAATTTATTAGTAACTGGCTATGATATTATATTTTTTTGAGTTTCGAGAATGTACTTTCAAGGATTAGAATTTATGGAAGAAATTCCATTTAAAGAAGTTTTATTGCATGGTTTAGTACGTGATTCCCAAGGAAGAAAAATGTCAAAATCCCTTGGTAACGGAATAGATCCAATTGCTGTTATAGATCAATACGGATCCGATGTTTTAAGAATGGCTTTAATTTTTAATTGCACTCCTGGTCTTGATATTAATTTTGGAGATGAAAAAATTCAAAGTGCAAGATTATTTATTAATAAGGTTTGAAATATAGCTAGGTTGATAAAAAATATACCTGTTAATATAAATGAAAAACTTAATCAGAGTAAAATTGATAATTTTGATAAATGAATATTATTTGAGTTTAACAAAATGAACAAAAATATTGATGATGCTATGAAAAATTATGAATTTACAGTTATTTATAAACATATTCAAGATTTTATAATTAATAAATTTTCGTCATGATATTTAGAATTTTTAAAATTTAAAAATAATAATTACTTTATTCATTATCTATTTAGGGCAATTTTAATAGCATTACATCCCTATATGCCTTTTCTAACTGATTATTTATTTGAAGAAATTTATAAAGAGGAATTACTTCAAAATGAATCTATTTTTTATAATCTTGATGATGAGATAAACATTAAAGAAACTGATAATTTAATAGAATTAATCACCCTTTTAAGAAAATATCGTGAAGATAAACAAATTTCAAAAGCAGAAACGCTAAATTACTTTGTTGAAAATAATGAATTAGAACCAATAAAACAATTAATTATTTTTAAATTATCTAATTTTACATTAACTCAAAATAATGATCTTTCATTCCAAACATCATTCGCTAAGGTATTTATTAAGCAAAGTATTAAAGATAAGGAAAACGAGATCATCATTTTAGAAAAAGAAATTGAAAAAACAAAAAAAGAGATAGAGTTCAATGAGCAATTTATAAAAAATCCTAAATTTATGAAAAATGCAACTAGTGAAAAAATAAAAGAAAAACAAGATAAATTAGCTATGCATAAAAAGAATTTAGCAATTTATTTAACTGAGCTTGAAATTAAAAAATCGAAATAA
- a CDS encoding 5'-3' exonuclease, translating to MKNKILIIDGTYLAYRSFFAMNTKVYLTNNEGKQTNTTYLFLKTILNLFASYKPTHIFIAFDSKEKTFRHKMYNEYKSGRIKMPDEFYEQINLTRTILSYLKIENIDKVGFEADDLIAKICKTHENEEKIIFSADQDLNQLIDKKTSIIKKHKNEIILLTKNNFKEIYDFEPYQVIDYKAIVGDSSDNFFGVKGIGPKTACKLLSEYKNLENIYNNLINIKETIAKKFIEYKENAFRDQKIARLVTDFELNNIELENLDINNIKVDDETIKILDNYQLYSIKNALLKFKK from the coding sequence ATGAAAAATAAAATTTTAATTATTGATGGAACTTATTTAGCTTATCGTTCTTTTTTTGCAATGAATACTAAAGTTTATTTAACAAATAATGAAGGAAAACAAACTAATACAACATATTTATTTTTAAAAACTATCTTAAATCTTTTTGCGTCATATAAACCAACTCATATATTTATTGCATTTGATTCAAAAGAAAAGACATTTCGACATAAAATGTATAATGAATACAAAAGTGGAAGAATAAAAATGCCGGACGAATTTTATGAACAAATCAATTTAACAAGAACTATATTGTCATATTTAAAAATTGAAAATATTGATAAGGTTGGATTTGAAGCTGATGATTTAATTGCTAAAATATGTAAAACTCATGAAAATGAAGAAAAAATAATTTTTTCAGCTGATCAAGATTTAAATCAATTGATAGATAAAAAAACAAGTATAATAAAAAAACATAAAAATGAGATTATTTTACTAACCAAAAATAACTTTAAAGAAATTTATGATTTCGAACCATATCAAGTTATTGATTATAAAGCAATTGTGGGTGATAGCAGCGATAACTTTTTTGGAGTTAAGGGTATAGGTCCTAAAACTGCTTGTAAATTATTATCAGAATATAAAAATTTAGAAAATATTTATAATAATCTTATTAATATAAAAGAAACAATTGCTAAAAAATTTATTGAATACAAAGAAAATGCTTTTAGAGATCAAAAAATTGCAAGGCTTGTAACTGATTTTGAATTAAACAATATTGAACTCGAAAATCTCGATATTAATAATATTAAAGTAGATGATGAAACAATTAAAATATTAGATAATTATCAACTTTATTCAATTAAAAATGCTTTATTAAAATTTAAAAAATAA
- the dnaE gene encoding DNA polymerase III subunit alpha, protein MKLLNIHLNTTYSFFESTITVDDAIKEAINNKVEFLSFTEKNNFFSLAEANLKCQKYNIKPIFGLDVTLNVDNSSFKYVLFAKNKNSFNDLKTISHELLNNNQITLNKILNNFPEILIIENPIQSYFKNTNKVITQKNYFIGLSIDEIDYNYKNNLEYKNLIDNYENILIFNNFNTLDFQDFSILETLYKINNKQKNPEYSNSLFFEMDSNNLVTQKLIIKTNEFIKSLYFPILKNDFSLPILKNKDNINSNEFLRSILWKTINDNFEIKNLFKNKEYRLRLKKEFEIISLLKFEDYFLIIQDWIQWAKKNNISIGPGRGSSAGSLVSYILGITEIDPIKYGLIFERFLNPKRISMPDIDVDVQDDRRYEIINYLINKYGYQKVANIVTFSTLGKKSAIRDILRSYNISPTKINQISKLISSDNINLETEVKNNILLTKELEQLNPNDSTFKNKIINQTSRISGFYRQTGTHAAGIIISKEPIINLIPTFKNSENFQQSQISMEYLEYYGLIKIDILGLKTLTTIKEIENNIQKNHNLKINWQEINFYDQKTFDILSKGNTVGIFQVESPIMVKALKLIKVNSFNDISAIISLNRPGPMAYVKSYANRKFNLEQVPKISFEYDEILKDTYGIIVYQEQIMQIAQKIAGMSFEEADLLRKIISKKQSSEMQQIKNNFISLAIKNNYSFNVANDIFNNIEKFADYGFNKSHAVAYSMLTFKMAYLKANFPLEFYASCISSANGAQDTISKFVNEAKSIGIEIISPNINLSEENSIISGNKIILPFGIIKGIGPEIIKLICENRKKIKQYKNFLHCFFNLSQIKSFGKSTMEILIKSGALRDFKLSQNTMLEEINPKSDSSLFIKQNILKNSNEIMDMLINFEPLNNLKDDENEIQKNEINLLGQVYNYSTIKNYEIENNRLIDTRPGNEYLIIVQCINVKIGNDKKNKQYQKIDFQDSSYKVVYFNYNIDEKLNQLKNKIVQIKFIRKNDDIILLKEWKVIK, encoded by the coding sequence ATGAAATTATTAAACATTCATTTAAATACAACTTATTCTTTTTTTGAAAGTACGATTACCGTTGATGATGCTATAAAAGAAGCTATAAATAATAAAGTTGAATTTCTTTCTTTCACAGAAAAAAATAACTTTTTTAGTTTAGCTGAAGCTAATTTAAAGTGTCAAAAATATAATATTAAACCAATTTTCGGTCTTGATGTAACATTAAATGTTGATAATAGTTCTTTTAAATATGTTTTATTTGCAAAAAACAAGAATTCATTCAATGATTTAAAAACTATTTCACATGAACTTTTAAATAATAATCAAATAACTTTAAATAAAATATTAAATAACTTTCCTGAAATTTTAATAATTGAAAATCCTATCCAAAGCTATTTTAAAAATACTAATAAAGTAATTACACAAAAAAACTATTTTATTGGATTATCAATTGATGAAATTGATTACAACTATAAAAATAATCTTGAATATAAAAATCTAATTGATAATTATGAAAATATTTTAATTTTTAATAATTTCAATACATTAGATTTTCAAGATTTTTCTATCTTAGAAACGCTTTATAAAATTAATAATAAGCAAAAAAATCCTGAATATAGTAATTCATTATTTTTTGAAATGGATAGTAATAATTTAGTTACACAAAAATTAATTATAAAAACAAATGAATTTATTAAATCATTATATTTTCCTATTTTAAAAAATGATTTTTCATTACCTATTTTAAAAAACAAAGATAATATAAATTCTAACGAATTTTTAAGATCAATATTATGAAAAACAATTAATGATAATTTTGAAATTAAAAATTTATTTAAAAACAAAGAATATCGATTAAGATTAAAAAAAGAATTTGAAATTATATCATTATTAAAATTTGAAGACTATTTTTTAATTATTCAAGATTGAATACAATGGGCTAAAAAAAATAATATTTCTATTGGTCCTGGAAGAGGTTCGTCTGCAGGTTCTTTGGTATCATATATTTTAGGCATAACTGAAATAGATCCGATTAAATACGGCCTAATTTTTGAAAGATTTTTAAACCCAAAAAGAATTTCTATGCCAGATATTGACGTTGACGTTCAAGATGACAGGAGATATGAAATAATAAATTATTTAATAAATAAATACGGTTATCAAAAAGTTGCTAATATTGTAACATTTTCAACACTTGGCAAGAAATCTGCAATTAGAGATATTTTAAGATCATATAATATTTCACCAACTAAAATTAATCAAATATCAAAGCTTATTTCAAGCGATAATATCAATTTAGAAACTGAAGTTAAAAATAATATTTTATTAACAAAAGAACTTGAACAACTAAATCCAAATGATTCGACTTTTAAAAATAAAATAATTAACCAAACATCAAGAATATCAGGTTTTTATCGTCAAACCGGAACGCACGCAGCAGGAATAATAATTTCTAAAGAACCAATAATTAATTTAATTCCTACTTTTAAAAACAGCGAAAACTTTCAACAAAGTCAAATAAGCATGGAATACCTTGAATATTATGGTTTAATAAAAATAGATATTCTTGGTTTAAAAACATTAACCACAATTAAAGAAATTGAAAATAATATTCAAAAAAATCATAATTTAAAAATCAATTGACAAGAAATTAACTTTTATGATCAAAAAACATTTGATATTTTATCAAAAGGTAATACGGTAGGAATTTTTCAAGTTGAAAGCCCTATTATGGTTAAAGCCTTAAAATTAATTAAGGTTAACTCATTTAATGATATTAGTGCAATTATTTCGCTTAATCGTCCTGGTCCAATGGCTTATGTTAAAAGCTATGCTAATAGAAAATTTAATCTTGAACAAGTGCCAAAAATTTCTTTTGAATATGATGAAATTTTAAAAGATACATATGGGATAATAGTTTATCAAGAACAAATTATGCAAATTGCTCAAAAAATTGCTGGAATGAGTTTTGAAGAAGCTGATTTATTAAGAAAAATAATCTCAAAAAAACAATCATCTGAAATGCAGCAAATAAAAAATAATTTTATTTCTTTAGCTATAAAAAATAATTATTCATTTAATGTTGCTAATGATATTTTTAACAATATTGAAAAATTTGCAGATTATGGGTTTAATAAATCACATGCGGTTGCATATTCAATGCTAACTTTTAAAATGGCATATTTAAAGGCTAATTTTCCTTTAGAATTTTATGCTTCTTGTATAAGTTCTGCAAATGGTGCACAAGATACAATTTCAAAATTTGTCAATGAAGCCAAAAGTATTGGAATAGAAATAATTTCACCGAATATTAATCTTTCAGAAGAAAACTCAATTATTAGTGGAAATAAAATAATTCTTCCTTTTGGGATAATTAAAGGTATTGGACCCGAAATTATTAAACTAATTTGTGAAAATCGTAAAAAAATAAAACAATATAAAAATTTTTTACATTGTTTTTTCAATCTTTCACAAATAAAATCTTTCGGAAAATCAACAATGGAAATTCTTATAAAATCAGGCGCCTTGAGAGATTTTAAGCTAAGTCAAAATACAATGCTTGAAGAAATAAACCCTAAATCTGATTCATCATTATTTATTAAACAAAATATTTTAAAAAATTCAAATGAAATAATGGATATGTTAATAAATTTTGAACCATTAAACAATCTAAAAGATGATGAAAATGAAATACAAAAAAATGAAATAAACTTATTAGGACAAGTTTATAATTATTCAACAATAAAAAACTATGAAATTGAAAATAATCGCTTAATAGATACTAGACCCGGCAATGAATATTTAATAATAGTACAATGTATTAATGTTAAAATAGGTAATGATAAAAAAAATAAACAATATCAAAAAATAGATTTTCAAGATTCTAGTTACAAAGTTGTATATTTTAATTACAACATTGATGAAAAATTAAATCAATTAAAAAATAAAATTGTTCAAATTAAATTTATAAGAAAAAATGATGATATCATACTTTTAAAAGAATGAAAGGTAATAAAGTAG